The Zingiber officinale cultivar Zhangliang chromosome 9A, Zo_v1.1, whole genome shotgun sequence genome window below encodes:
- the LOC122019035 gene encoding glutathione S-transferase T3-like yields MSHLYFTSSVVHGYGTPHTTGMSFTPSMSNEPTTLIFVPETRLSDRESLIEVLNLEKAISNAKSTRKRSSWTKVEDEVLVRSFVTISDDPIIDNDQKADAFWGCVASYYNENLPLVSNTRSANVIRGHSDEDILRFAYEKYGSENNGVAFNLEHMWRIVKDRPMFTPQSADHFVATKKTRITESGASNISSNQDVSIDLDDEDTRPMGQKAKKKKGKDKVKSTMEDLTINYNNIITKFIECTSMKKSEVDLKQKQLEVEEIKAKIALSKYEAKNRRLKLKEYEILNKDTSQMTKEQLIIHECLC; encoded by the exons ATGAGTCATCTGTATTTCACGTCGTCAGTTGTTCATGGATATGGTACCCCGCACACAACTGGTATGTCTTTCACTCCTTCAATGTCGAATGAACCTACAACTCTGATTTTTGTCCCAGAGACTCGACTTTCTGACCGTGAATCCCTAATTGAGGTGCTCAATTTAGAAAAAGCGATTTCAAATGCTAAGAGTACAAGAAAGCGTTCAAGTTGGACAAAGGTTGAAGACGAGGTCTTAGTGAGAAGTTTTGTCACTATCAGTGATGATCCAATAATCGACAATGATCAAAAGGCGGATGCTTTTTGGGGATGTGTTGCAAGCTACTACAATGAGAATCTTCCCCTAGTTTCAAACACCAGAAGTGCAAATGTTATACG TGGTCACAGTGACGAAGATATATTGAGGTTTGCGTACGAAAAATATGGATCCGAAAATAATGGTGTTGCATTCAATCTCGAACATATGTGGAGAATTGTCAAAGATCGTCCAATGTTTACTCCACAGTCCGCTGATCACTTTGTGGCCACAAAGAAGACGAGGATCACAGAGTCGGGAGCAAGCAACATCTCCTCCAACCAAGATGTGAGTATAGACTTGGATGATGAAGATACTCGTCCAATGGGacaaaaggcaaaaaaaaaaaaaggaaaagacaaagtaAAATCGACCATGGAGGATCTGACAATAAACTACAACAATATTATCACAAAGTTTATTGAGTGCACAAGCATGAAGAAGTCCGAAGTTGATTTGAAACAAAAACAACTCGAAGTAGAGGAGATTAAGGCAAAAATTGCCTTGTCAAAATATGAAGCTAAGAATCGTCGCTTGAAGTTGAAGGAGTACGAAATATTGAACAAAGACACCTCACAGATGACAAAGGAGCagcttatcatacatgaatgTCTATGCTAG